A single Bacillus sp. HMF5848 DNA region contains:
- a CDS encoding helix-turn-helix domain-containing protein: METVKDRSIFAEFLLDSRLEKGWSLRDLEIATEGISPSYLHRLEKGLKKNPSVLTLNALAKAYEVDLIDLIELVLRDQKERNDE, from the coding sequence ATGGAAACAGTAAAGGACAGATCTATTTTTGCAGAATTCTTATTAGATTCTCGCTTGGAAAAAGGTTGGAGCTTGCGTGATTTGGAAATTGCCACAGAAGGTATAAGTCCTTCCTACCTTCACAGGTTAGAGAAAGGTCTAAAAAAGAATCCTTCTGTATTGACTTTGAATGCCTTAGCTAAAGCATATGAGGTGGATTTAATCGACCTAATTGAGTTGGTACTACGTGATCAGAAGGAAAGAAACGATGAATAA
- a CDS encoding virulence RhuM family protein: protein MTDETNILIYQTEEGNTKIDVRLENETVWMTQKAIAELYQTSPQNITLHIKNIYEEGELQEEATCKYYLQVRNEGSRQVKRKAKHYNLEMIIAIGYRVRSHRGTQFRRWATERLNEYLVKGFTMDDDRLKEMRNFGQDYFDELLERIRDIRASEKRFYQKITDIYATAVDYDPKAEQSQEFFATVQNKLHFAIHGHTASELIASRADATKENMGLTSWKGDKVRKQDVRVAKNYLNEKEMKQLNRIVTMYLDYAEDQAERNQPMYMKDWVDKLNAFLQFNGRDILENAGKVSKEVAEKLAVQEYEKYNQHRIGKRDNSDFDEFIKRNELK, encoded by the coding sequence ATGACTGATGAAACAAATATTCTCATTTATCAAACGGAAGAAGGTAACACGAAAATAGATGTACGGTTAGAAAATGAGACTGTTTGGATGACACAAAAGGCAATAGCAGAGCTTTATCAAACATCACCCCAAAATATCACGTTACATATAAAAAATATTTACGAAGAGGGCGAATTACAAGAAGAAGCAACTTGTAAGTATTACTTACAAGTTCGAAATGAAGGAAGTAGACAGGTAAAACGTAAAGCAAAACACTACAACCTTGAAATGATTATAGCGATTGGATACCGAGTTCGCTCACATCGTGGGACACAATTTCGTAGGTGGGCAACAGAACGCTTAAATGAATATCTGGTAAAAGGCTTTACAATGGATGATGACCGTTTAAAAGAAATGCGAAACTTTGGACAAGATTATTTTGACGAATTACTTGAACGTATTCGAGATATTCGTGCATCAGAAAAAAGATTTTATCAAAAGATTACGGATATATATGCTACGGCTGTTGACTACGATCCGAAAGCTGAACAGTCACAGGAGTTCTTTGCAACAGTACAAAATAAATTGCACTTTGCCATACATGGTCATACAGCATCAGAACTAATTGCAAGTCGAGCAGATGCTACAAAGGAAAACATGGGCTTAACGTCATGGAAAGGTGATAAAGTACGCAAGCAAGACGTTAGAGTTGCAAAAAACTACTTAAATGAAAAAGAAATGAAGCAACTTAATCGTATTGTAACAATGTATCTGGACTATGCCGAAGATCAAGCAGAGCGGAATCAACCGATGTATATGAAAGATTGGGTGGATAAGCTGAATGCCTTTCTACAATTTAACGGGCGTGACATTCTTGAAAATGCGGGAAAGGTTTCGAAAGAAGTAGCTGAAAAATTAGCAGTACAGGAATATGAGAAATATAATCAGCATCGTATAGGAAAACGAGACAATAGTGATTTTGATGAATTTATTAAAAGGAATGAATTAAAGTAA
- a CDS encoding DUF4367 domain-containing protein yields MKYLLKLLLVFILISTIPLCVQAKNIKYNHNSITISEVEKKVDFKVLSPKQVPKDWTLEIKTYPLGEKDTITNFRLHYMDKNDKYLMVGIEQRKAVSNEVEVKTPNAEKININGHIAYFQGWGNGGEGDSKGKKITGGLLTWIQDGTYIEMDSSNISKENMMKIANSLK; encoded by the coding sequence ATGAAGTATTTGTTGAAATTGTTATTGGTTTTTATTTTAATTTCAACTATACCTTTGTGTGTTCAAGCAAAAAACATAAAATACAATCATAACAGTATTACTATTTCAGAAGTCGAAAAAAAGGTTGACTTCAAAGTTCTTTCTCCAAAACAAGTGCCTAAGGATTGGACTTTAGAGATTAAGACTTATCCTTTAGGTGAAAAAGATACTATAACTAATTTCAGATTACATTACATGGATAAAAACGATAAGTATTTGATGGTTGGTATTGAACAAAGGAAAGCAGTTTCTAATGAAGTTGAAGTAAAGACACCAAATGCAGAAAAGATAAATATAAACGGTCATATTGCTTACTTCCAAGGATGGGGTAACGGTGGCGAAGGAGATAGCAAAGGTAAGAAAATTACAGGGGGATTACTTACTTGGATACAAGATGGAACTTATATAGAAATGGATAGTTCTAATATATCCAAGGAAAATATGATGAAAATTGCAAATTCATTGAAATAG
- a CDS encoding DUF3888 domain-containing protein, translating into MKKPLLIFFTIIYCFSFFPTYLKAQQESEEQLIREAFVNTLLPHIDEEISNYLMDFKTFGTYSFQFDTIGTKLLSIKRNEPNEPFNYQAKLVVSTFEHAHNPPHFKIFITLDFSYSRYKVTNFEIKGDDTFKMIESFYKEILADIKQSFGLKLETYKHYNPSELKSSGFNQIHQIVTDIASTKLAPYAKKTHPFKNVVAPITYLKEDQGYILLKEGDGTNIVYFLQKINDTWTIKDKKQKQGKKMDAKLLWYY; encoded by the coding sequence ATGAAAAAGCCTTTATTGATCTTTTTTACAATTATTTATTGTTTTAGTTTCTTTCCTACCTACTTAAAAGCACAACAAGAAAGTGAAGAACAACTAATTAGAGAAGCATTTGTAAACACTCTTTTACCGCATATAGATGAAGAAATAAGTAATTACTTAATGGATTTTAAAACTTTCGGAACTTACAGTTTTCAGTTTGATACAATTGGCACAAAACTCCTAAGTATTAAGCGAAACGAACCAAATGAACCATTTAATTATCAAGCAAAGCTTGTGGTTAGTACGTTTGAACACGCACACAATCCTCCACATTTTAAAATTTTCATTACCTTAGATTTCAGTTACTCCAGATATAAAGTAACTAACTTTGAAATAAAAGGAGATGATACTTTTAAAATGATCGAGTCATTTTATAAAGAAATACTTGCTGATATAAAACAATCATTTGGTTTAAAATTAGAAACATACAAGCATTATAACCCAAGTGAACTTAAAAGTTCAGGTTTTAATCAAATACATCAAATCGTTACAGACATAGCAAGCACTAAACTTGCACCATACGCAAAAAAAACACACCCTTTTAAAAATGTTGTTGCTCCTATTACATATTTGAAAGAAGACCAAGGATACATCCTTTTGAAAGAAGGAGATGGCACAAATATCGTTTATTTTCTTCAAAAGATAAATGATACATGGACAATAAAAGATAAAAAGCAGAAACAAGGTAAGAAAATGGATGCTAAATTGCTCTGGTACTATTAA